From Novipirellula galeiformis, the proteins below share one genomic window:
- a CDS encoding 4-hydroxybenzoate octaprenyltransferase: MNLSHWLGLIRFSHTVFALPFAALATVMAFSTPLDSGTHPSFRWQDIAGILLCMVFARSAAMAFNRLVDHKIDAQNPRTEKRHLPAGVLSRKSVWLFTIACSLGFVASTLLFFPNPIPLYASVPVLLFLCGYSLAKRFTAAAHVWLGVALSLSPICAWVAIRGSEVTTHPSDLIAPLILAAAVAAWVTGFDIIYACQDADFDAQSGLHSIPAKFGIAGALKIAAGFHILMLGLLSLLPMVAENTGLGVFFGVVLAVVTALVLWQHRLVRPDDLDRVNEAFFNTNAAISLILLIAGTLDCAWF; the protein is encoded by the coding sequence ATGAACCTCTCGCATTGGCTTGGACTGATTCGCTTCAGCCACACCGTGTTTGCACTGCCGTTTGCGGCACTGGCGACCGTGATGGCATTCTCGACTCCCCTGGACTCTGGAACCCACCCCTCGTTCCGCTGGCAAGACATCGCCGGCATTTTGTTGTGCATGGTGTTTGCCCGCAGCGCCGCGATGGCCTTCAACCGACTTGTTGATCACAAGATCGACGCTCAAAACCCCCGCACCGAGAAACGTCATCTTCCTGCTGGCGTCCTTTCTCGCAAAAGTGTTTGGCTATTTACGATCGCGTGCTCGCTCGGCTTCGTCGCTTCGACGCTGTTGTTTTTCCCCAACCCAATTCCGCTTTACGCCTCCGTTCCCGTGCTGCTATTTCTGTGTGGCTACAGTTTAGCGAAACGGTTCACCGCTGCGGCCCACGTTTGGTTGGGAGTTGCGCTGAGTCTTTCGCCGATCTGTGCCTGGGTGGCGATTCGCGGCAGCGAGGTCACCACTCATCCGTCCGATCTGATTGCTCCCTTGATTTTGGCTGCCGCCGTCGCCGCGTGGGTCACTGGTTTCGACATCATCTATGCCTGCCAGGACGCCGACTTCGATGCGCAATCCGGATTGCACAGCATCCCGGCGAAATTTGGCATTGCCGGAGCCCTGAAGATCGCCGCGGGATTTCATATTTTGATGTTGGGGCTATTGAGTCTGCTACCGATGGTTGCCGAGAACACGGGATTGGGCGTATTTTTTGGGGTCGTGTTGGCCGTGGTCACGGCGTTGGTGCTGTGGCAGCATCGACTCGTGCGTCCCGACGACCTCGACCGCGTTAACGAAGCTTTTTTTAACACCAACGCCGCCATCAGCCTGATCCTCCTCATCGCCGGAACCCTCGACTGTGCATGGTTTTAA
- a CDS encoding UbiX family flavin prenyltransferase, translating to MSPQNATEPRPDRSGSDKGRPIVLAITGASGAIYGVRLLQLLARDGHEVHVTISPSGAAVIQQELDHRLDLRSVDLAPLLTLSPAWSTASVDTPDAATLARLHYHRHDDYFTPIASGSFKTQAMVVCPCSGSTLSGIARAAGSNLIQRAAEVHLKEHRKLVLVPRETPLSVLQLENMHRVAAAGAVMLPAMPGWYHGVESLDSLVDFVVSRIMDQIGVDNSLIQRWGES from the coding sequence GTGAGTCCTCAAAACGCAACCGAACCGCGTCCCGATCGCAGTGGCTCCGATAAAGGTCGCCCGATCGTGTTGGCGATCACCGGCGCGAGCGGAGCGATCTACGGGGTCCGCTTACTACAACTCTTGGCTCGTGATGGCCACGAGGTCCATGTCACGATCAGCCCCAGTGGTGCTGCGGTCATCCAACAAGAACTCGATCATCGACTCGATCTCCGTAGCGTCGATCTCGCCCCGCTGTTGACCCTCTCGCCGGCATGGTCCACCGCATCGGTCGACACGCCCGACGCGGCGACGTTGGCACGGTTGCACTATCATCGCCACGATGATTACTTTACCCCGATCGCAAGCGGGTCGTTCAAGACGCAAGCGATGGTGGTTTGTCCCTGTAGTGGTAGCACGCTCAGCGGTATCGCGCGTGCGGCGGGTTCGAACTTGATCCAACGTGCGGCAGAGGTGCATTTGAAAGAACATCGCAAACTAGTCCTCGTCCCCCGCGAAACGCCACTCAGCGTCCTGCAGCTCGAAAACATGCATCGGGTCGCTGCCGCCGGCGCGGTGATGTTGCCTGCGATGCCCGGTTGGTATCACGGCGTCGAGTCGCTCGACTCGTTAGTGGACTTTGTCGTCAGCCGGATCATGGACCAAATCGGGGTCGACAATTCACTGATCCAGCGTTGGGGGGAATCATGA
- the ubiE gene encoding bifunctional demethylmenaquinone methyltransferase/2-methoxy-6-polyprenyl-1,4-benzoquinol methylase UbiE, whose amino-acid sequence MVATEHETQTSPNADSASPLVDKSGSRVQEMFRQIAPRYDAMNHLLSLSIDRYWRWRTVRILRLSASDPVLDTCTGTGDLAIAIAKKAPKNVRVVGSDFCPAMLEIAIKKRRVGTPSETIEFIEADSQSLPFSDNRFQCVTVAFGLRNVTDTDQGLREMTRVCTPGGQVVVLEFSQPRLFGLRQAYGFYFRNVLPRIGQLFARNDKSAYSYLPESVVQFPDGQALADRMTAAGLTDVKFTPMTFGVATIYQGRKPQSTDASASETTP is encoded by the coding sequence ATGGTCGCAACCGAACACGAAACGCAAACCTCTCCCAACGCGGACTCCGCGTCCCCGCTTGTGGATAAGAGCGGTTCACGCGTCCAAGAGATGTTTCGTCAAATTGCACCTCGCTACGACGCGATGAATCACCTCTTGTCACTCAGTATCGACCGTTATTGGCGGTGGCGAACCGTGCGGATCCTGAGACTTAGCGCGAGCGATCCCGTACTCGATACCTGCACCGGCACCGGTGACTTAGCGATTGCGATCGCGAAAAAAGCACCTAAAAACGTTCGTGTCGTCGGCAGCGATTTTTGCCCAGCGATGCTCGAAATCGCGATCAAGAAACGGCGGGTCGGAACGCCCAGCGAAACGATCGAATTCATCGAAGCGGATTCACAATCGCTGCCGTTCTCGGACAACCGTTTCCAATGTGTGACGGTCGCCTTTGGACTGCGCAACGTGACCGACACCGATCAAGGACTGCGCGAGATGACTCGCGTCTGTACCCCGGGGGGCCAAGTCGTGGTGCTCGAGTTTTCTCAGCCACGCTTGTTCGGTCTCCGCCAAGCGTATGGATTCTACTTCCGCAACGTGCTACCACGCATCGGCCAACTCTTCGCCCGCAACGACAAATCGGCTTACAGTTACTTGCCCGAATCGGTTGTCCAATTTCCTGACGGCCAAGCCCTCGCCGATCGCATGACCGCCGCAGGATTGACCGACGTGAAATTCACGCCGATGACGTTCGGCGTGGCGACGATCTATCAAGGTAGAAAACCTCAATCTACGGATGCCTCCGCGTCGGAGACCACCCCGTGA
- a CDS encoding HAD family hydrolase — translation MRTLLFDIDGTLLLTNRGGQGAFELALRQEFELADATADVDYAGRTDRGILDELLILNGLEPNESNRARLQNRYISLLPLMLQQRGGTVLPGVIELLERLATDARVCVSVMTGNLVETAHHKLDHFGLRHYVRWIVGGDSDLHRDDLARRAREMIRSESGEAACERIMVIGDTPADIRCGHAIGASVVAVCTGGYSRQTLEVEKPLLVVDDLSDLMALLPILVGE, via the coding sequence ATGCGAACCTTGCTTTTCGATATCGATGGAACGCTGTTGCTGACCAACCGCGGGGGGCAAGGGGCTTTTGAGTTGGCGCTTCGGCAAGAATTCGAATTAGCCGACGCGACGGCCGACGTCGATTACGCCGGACGAACCGATCGAGGCATTTTGGATGAATTGCTGATTTTGAACGGTTTAGAGCCAAACGAATCGAATCGAGCGCGTTTGCAAAATCGCTACATTTCCTTACTGCCACTGATGTTGCAGCAGCGCGGTGGGACGGTGTTGCCGGGGGTGATTGAGTTGTTAGAGCGGTTGGCGACGGACGCGCGAGTGTGCGTCAGCGTGATGACGGGCAATTTAGTCGAGACGGCGCACCACAAATTGGATCATTTTGGGTTGCGGCACTATGTTCGCTGGATCGTCGGCGGCGATAGCGACCTGCATCGCGACGACTTGGCTCGCCGGGCCCGCGAAATGATCCGCAGCGAGTCGGGCGAGGCCGCTTGTGAGCGGATCATGGTGATTGGCGATACCCCGGCTGATATCCGTTGTGGGCATGCGATCGGCGCCAGTGTGGTGGCGGTTTGCACAGGCGGTTATTCACGTCAGACGCTGGAAGTCGAAAAACCGCTGTTGGTCGTCGACGATTTGTCCGACCTGATGGCGCTGTTGCCGATTCTAGTCGGTGAGTGA
- a CDS encoding BamA/OMP85 family outer membrane protein, producing MHTKFEHHSSDEAVRMMQSIEKSARNIACSIGAVALAATLGGCNCFAPQSPSCSLPLAANSTPTATLNTSPGLATQLVSTPSDASLVGIPNTAPDSPEGHSQDGDGLIPVQPDSDRYVARQYPSTPAYTSPPSLANPSQSNSGGSVYGAPQSSVPPSSYAPSTQYGAPSYPDTTFGPPTNTFPGASYPDSGTLLPYGDDPYGGAPSSVPMPTVREADLIINGFPARTGRIMLGGAVNSDAGVTGQITIDERNFDIMRWPRSFQDLFSGTAFRGAGQTFRIEMAPGSDFDRYTINFADPNLFGYKPVSMSVSGFLVDRRFNDWDEERLGGRLSFGYRITPDLSISMGVSGQSVDITRPRVRGIAPLEAVLHDNVGRNDLYAGTMSLKHDTRDSPIQSSQGHYFEFSFEQAFGDFDYSRFELEYRKYWLLSQRADGSGRQTLSYSNQLGFSGEDTPLFENFFAGGYATLRGFDFRGASPVVTSPSGNVEVGGRFKFLNTVEYMFPITADDAFKGVAFVDFGTVESDIELHKDSFRVAPGMGLRVAIPMLGPAPLAFDFAYPVTKAPTDDTKIFSFYMSLIR from the coding sequence ATGCATACTAAGTTTGAACATCACTCATCCGATGAAGCCGTCCGCATGATGCAATCGATTGAAAAATCCGCACGAAACATTGCGTGCTCGATCGGTGCTGTCGCGCTCGCGGCCACCCTCGGCGGTTGCAACTGTTTTGCGCCCCAATCGCCAAGTTGCTCCCTTCCGTTAGCAGCAAACTCCACGCCAACGGCCACGCTCAACACCTCTCCTGGTTTGGCAACGCAACTGGTTTCGACTCCGAGCGATGCGTCGCTGGTGGGTATCCCGAACACAGCCCCCGATTCCCCCGAGGGTCATTCCCAAGACGGCGATGGGCTGATCCCGGTGCAACCCGACAGCGATCGCTACGTGGCGCGTCAATACCCCAGCACGCCTGCGTACACCTCACCGCCTTCGCTTGCCAATCCGTCTCAAAGCAATAGCGGCGGCAGCGTTTATGGTGCACCGCAGTCGAGCGTTCCGCCCTCGAGTTACGCGCCCTCGACGCAGTACGGAGCCCCATCGTATCCCGACACCACCTTTGGGCCTCCGACGAACACCTTCCCTGGAGCAAGCTATCCTGACTCAGGAACCCTGCTTCCCTATGGTGACGATCCTTACGGTGGCGCGCCCTCGAGCGTGCCGATGCCCACGGTTCGCGAAGCTGACTTGATCATCAACGGGTTCCCGGCCCGAACCGGGCGTATCATGCTCGGCGGTGCCGTCAACAGTGACGCCGGCGTGACCGGTCAGATCACGATCGACGAACGCAACTTCGACATCATGCGTTGGCCTCGATCGTTTCAAGATTTATTCAGCGGGACTGCCTTTCGTGGTGCCGGACAAACCTTTCGCATCGAAATGGCGCCCGGCAGCGACTTTGATCGCTATACGATTAACTTTGCCGACCCCAACCTGTTCGGATACAAACCGGTCAGCATGTCGGTGAGCGGTTTTTTGGTCGACCGACGCTTCAACGATTGGGATGAAGAACGACTCGGCGGTCGCCTCAGTTTCGGTTACCGCATCACACCTGACTTGTCGATTTCGATGGGCGTCAGTGGCCAGAGCGTCGATATCACTCGTCCACGCGTCCGTGGGATCGCTCCCTTAGAAGCCGTGCTTCACGATAACGTCGGTCGCAACGATTTGTACGCGGGTACGATGTCGCTCAAACATGACACTCGCGATAGCCCCATTCAATCAAGCCAAGGGCACTACTTCGAATTCAGTTTTGAACAAGCGTTTGGCGACTTCGATTACTCAAGATTCGAACTGGAATACCGCAAGTATTGGTTGTTATCCCAACGCGCCGACGGCAGCGGACGGCAAACGCTTTCCTACTCCAACCAACTTGGATTCAGTGGCGAAGACACTCCGTTGTTTGAAAACTTTTTCGCCGGGGGTTACGCCACCCTTCGCGGCTTTGACTTCCGCGGTGCAAGTCCGGTGGTCACCAGCCCCAGCGGCAACGTGGAGGTCGGCGGCCGTTTCAAGTTCCTCAATACGGTCGAGTACATGTTCCCGATCACCGCCGACGATGCATTCAAGGGAGTCGCCTTTGTTGACTTCGGAACGGTCGAGTCGGATATTGAACTCCACAAAGATTCATTCCGCGTCGCACCTGGGATGGGGCTTCGCGTCGCGATCCCGATGCTCGGTCCTGCACCGTTGGCATTCGACTTTGCCTACCCCGTCACCAAGGCACCGACGGACGACACAAAGATCTTCAGCTTCTACATGAGTCTGATCCGCTAG
- a CDS encoding BamA/OMP85 family outer membrane protein produces MAILIPVALTVSPANAQMGGGGGFGGGQGGPSAPAPDTKPKFRDHVRSRDGLAIRREKGDAIVLDVSVRGNQAIGTHLILQKIETRKDRFYDYETVLGDVRRLNDMGSFDHVTFKLDERPEGVAVTYFVHERPVITKVVFHGHRALNNREIRNRAGVQANDPLSEFSIESARRRMIDYYHEEGFNQVAVDVQIGYETDPGVVIFRINEGPKERIADIVIKGNTIVTEARLKKIITSRGPTAGILSYIGNTADLAKIDNDVNVLATYYHNLGFLTATVGRRLSYDESGKWMTVTFVVNEGPRFKVNDIKIVGNQFITEESLRQRLSLKAGDMFDGTLMRRDIGEITYGYGELGFIYAEVEPKTVMRDEANVVDLVYEVTEGDIWKVGRILVNIEGEPHLMRESTMLNMVDLREGDVIDRRSLELNRRRIERSQLLETNPQIADAPDIKVVPTEGEVGDAY; encoded by the coding sequence ATGGCCATACTAATCCCCGTTGCCCTCACGGTATCACCGGCAAACGCACAAATGGGCGGCGGTGGAGGGTTCGGAGGCGGACAGGGTGGCCCCAGTGCGCCAGCCCCAGACACCAAGCCCAAATTCCGCGATCACGTGCGGAGTCGAGATGGGTTGGCGATCCGCCGCGAAAAAGGGGATGCGATCGTTCTAGATGTCTCGGTACGTGGCAACCAAGCCATCGGCACCCACCTGATCCTGCAAAAAATTGAAACTCGTAAAGACCGCTTTTACGATTACGAAACGGTTCTCGGCGACGTCCGACGACTCAACGACATGGGTTCCTTTGATCACGTCACCTTCAAGCTCGACGAGCGTCCTGAAGGAGTCGCGGTAACCTATTTCGTTCACGAGCGTCCGGTGATCACGAAAGTGGTCTTCCACGGCCACCGCGCGCTGAACAACCGCGAGATTCGAAATCGCGCGGGCGTCCAAGCTAACGATCCGTTGAGCGAATTTTCCATCGAATCGGCCCGCCGCCGAATGATCGATTATTATCACGAAGAAGGCTTCAACCAAGTCGCGGTCGATGTCCAAATTGGCTACGAAACCGACCCCGGCGTTGTCATTTTTCGCATCAACGAAGGTCCCAAAGAACGGATCGCCGACATCGTCATCAAGGGTAACACGATCGTTACCGAGGCGAGACTGAAAAAGATTATCACCAGCCGTGGACCAACCGCAGGCATTTTGTCCTACATTGGCAACACCGCCGATTTGGCCAAGATCGACAACGACGTCAACGTGTTGGCGACCTACTACCACAACCTCGGTTTCTTAACGGCCACCGTGGGTCGACGATTAAGCTACGACGAATCTGGCAAATGGATGACCGTCACCTTTGTTGTCAACGAAGGGCCACGGTTCAAAGTCAACGACATTAAAATCGTGGGCAACCAATTCATCACCGAAGAATCGCTTCGCCAACGTCTCTCACTCAAAGCGGGTGACATGTTCGACGGCACCCTGATGCGTCGCGACATCGGCGAAATCACCTACGGTTATGGTGAGCTCGGATTCATTTACGCCGAAGTCGAACCCAAGACGGTCATGCGAGATGAAGCGAACGTCGTCGACCTTGTTTACGAGGTCACCGAAGGCGACATTTGGAAAGTCGGACGCATTTTAGTCAACATCGAAGGCGAACCGCATCTGATGCGTGAGTCGACGATGTTGAACATGGTCGACCTTCGCGAAGGAGACGTCATCGATCGTCGCTCGCTTGAATTAAATCGACGTCGCATTGAACGCAGCCAATTGCTAGAAACCAATCCTCAGATCGCTGATGCTCCCGACATCAAAGTGGTTCCGACCGAAGGTGAGGTTGGCGATGCATACTAA
- a CDS encoding 3-dehydroquinate synthase, which produces MPNRLSNSTDIPFTASFVHRLRVTDDVAGDDFSLLVDLLDGGDNGSARVLLVAERSVVQSSNRVERIAAQLKTNAAIDLVSPPMVLDGGEPIKNTQDAVEEILAEIHARNLDRRSYIIAVGGGAMLDAVGYAAAIAHRGIRLVRLPTTTLAQADSGVGVKNAINYFDKKNWIGTFAVPWAVINDSGLLETLPDREFRSGLSEAVKVALLKDSQEFQWLAEHAGQISERDPDASRRAIHRSCTLHLQHITAGGDPFEMLEARPLDFGHWSAHKLESLSQYQIRHGEAVAIGVAIDCLYSSLKFGLPQQDAEQAIQCLHDLRIQLWHPCLEPVDRLMEGLEEFRQHLGGRLTITMLRGIGDPINVHEIDIAAMKTAIKTLGKIAKTKAIPANS; this is translated from the coding sequence ATGCCGAATCGTCTCTCCAATTCAACCGACATTCCCTTCACCGCCTCCTTTGTGCATCGATTGCGGGTCACGGACGATGTCGCTGGCGATGACTTTTCGTTGTTGGTCGATTTACTCGATGGTGGCGACAATGGATCAGCCCGAGTCTTGCTGGTCGCGGAACGATCTGTTGTCCAATCCAGCAACCGAGTCGAGCGAATCGCAGCCCAACTGAAAACCAACGCCGCGATCGACTTGGTCTCGCCGCCCATGGTTCTCGATGGCGGTGAACCGATCAAGAACACGCAAGATGCGGTGGAGGAGATTTTAGCTGAGATCCACGCACGAAACCTCGATCGCCGCAGCTACATCATTGCCGTTGGCGGCGGGGCCATGTTAGATGCAGTCGGCTACGCTGCGGCGATCGCGCATCGCGGCATCCGTTTGGTACGATTGCCCACAACCACGTTGGCTCAAGCCGACTCGGGAGTCGGTGTCAAAAATGCCATCAACTACTTTGACAAGAAGAACTGGATCGGCACGTTTGCCGTTCCCTGGGCCGTGATTAACGATTCGGGACTCCTTGAAACGCTACCGGATCGCGAGTTCCGCAGCGGTTTGAGCGAAGCCGTTAAGGTCGCGTTGCTGAAAGACTCGCAAGAATTTCAGTGGCTGGCGGAACACGCGGGGCAGATTTCCGAGCGTGATCCCGATGCATCACGTCGAGCGATCCATCGCTCGTGTACGCTGCACCTGCAGCATATCACCGCCGGAGGCGACCCCTTCGAAATGCTCGAAGCGCGTCCGCTAGATTTCGGTCATTGGTCTGCCCACAAACTTGAATCGCTCTCCCAGTACCAGATTCGTCACGGCGAAGCCGTTGCGATCGGCGTGGCAATCGACTGCTTGTATTCCTCGCTAAAGTTTGGCCTGCCTCAACAGGACGCCGAACAGGCCATTCAATGCTTGCATGACCTGCGCATTCAGCTTTGGCACCCTTGTCTCGAACCGGTCGATCGATTGATGGAAGGGCTCGAGGAGTTTCGTCAGCATCTTGGCGGACGGCTGACGATCACCATGCTTCGCGGCATCGGGGACCCCATCAACGTCCACGAAATCGACATTGCGGCAATGAAAACCGCGATCAAGACGCTGGGAAAAATCGCGAAAACAAAAGCAATCCCAGCCAATTCTTAG